One window of Rhizobium leguminosarum genomic DNA carries:
- a CDS encoding ABC transporter ATP-binding protein: MSPLNVPDSGALLSVQKLTKFFGGFAACNEIDLDIAPGEIHALLGENGAGKSTLVKMLFGVLEPTDGHILWQGKQVSITSPGEARKLGIGMVFQHFSLFEALTVAENIALSLDDAIPIDRIAEEARALSQAYGLPLDPHAHVADLSVGERQRIEIVRALLQNPKLIILDEPTSVLTPQEADRLFETLFKLRAEGRSVLYISHRLEEVQRICDRATVLRHGRVTGACDPKRETPASLARMMVGSEVATVTHPERSDKGEVQLAVANLSVAARTPFAMPLRDVSMAVRAGEILAIAGVAGNGQSELFDALSGEYPVASAEAIVIRKKPVGMQGITARRLLGAGFVPEERHGHAAVSAMKLSDNLVLARSQSDRKAFLGLLGIIRQGAVKSAARRISEAMDVRKSGDDPAAGSLSGGNLQKFIVGRELDRQPAVLVVNQPTWGVDAGAASRIRQALVDLARSGSAVVVISQDLDEIFEVATDIAVICEGRLSSPFPAGELTRERIGLLMGGLHQSSDAPEAPMRIEEAPHAH, encoded by the coding sequence GTGTCGCCATTGAATGTGCCGGATTCCGGTGCGTTATTATCCGTCCAGAAGCTGACGAAGTTTTTCGGTGGCTTTGCCGCCTGCAATGAAATCGATCTCGATATAGCGCCGGGCGAAATTCATGCGCTTCTTGGCGAAAATGGCGCAGGCAAATCCACCCTGGTGAAGATGCTGTTTGGCGTTCTGGAGCCGACGGACGGCCATATCCTCTGGCAGGGCAAGCAGGTCTCGATCACCTCGCCGGGTGAGGCCCGCAAACTTGGCATCGGCATGGTCTTTCAGCATTTTTCGCTGTTCGAGGCGCTGACGGTTGCCGAAAACATCGCACTCTCGCTCGATGACGCCATCCCGATCGACAGGATCGCCGAGGAGGCGAGGGCGCTGTCGCAAGCTTACGGCCTGCCGCTCGATCCGCACGCCCATGTCGCCGATCTCTCGGTCGGCGAGCGCCAGCGCATCGAGATCGTCCGTGCGCTGCTGCAGAACCCGAAGCTGATCATTCTCGACGAGCCGACCTCGGTGCTGACGCCGCAGGAGGCCGACAGGCTGTTCGAGACGCTGTTCAAGCTGCGCGCCGAGGGCCGTTCGGTTCTCTATATCAGCCACCGCCTGGAAGAGGTGCAGCGCATCTGCGACCGCGCCACGGTGCTGCGCCATGGCCGCGTCACCGGTGCCTGCGATCCGAAGCGGGAAACGCCCGCCTCGCTCGCCCGCATGATGGTCGGCAGCGAGGTGGCGACCGTCACTCATCCGGAGCGCAGCGACAAGGGCGAGGTGCAGCTTGCCGTTGCCAACCTTTCCGTCGCAGCCCGCACGCCTTTCGCCATGCCGCTGCGCGATGTCTCGATGGCGGTGCGCGCTGGCGAAATCCTCGCCATCGCCGGTGTCGCCGGCAACGGCCAGAGCGAACTCTTCGATGCGTTGTCCGGCGAATATCCGGTCGCTTCGGCCGAAGCGATCGTCATTCGTAAAAAGCCGGTTGGCATGCAGGGCATCACCGCCCGCCGCCTGCTCGGCGCCGGTTTCGTGCCGGAGGAGCGTCACGGCCATGCCGCCGTCTCTGCCATGAAACTGTCGGACAATCTGGTGCTCGCCCGCAGTCAGTCGGATCGGAAAGCGTTTCTCGGCCTGCTCGGCATCATCCGCCAAGGTGCTGTGAAATCCGCCGCGCGGCGCATTTCCGAGGCGATGGATGTCCGCAAGAGCGGCGATGATCCGGCCGCGGGCTCGCTCTCCGGCGGCAATCTGCAAAAATTCATCGTCGGCCGCGAGCTCGACCGCCAGCCGGCGGTGCTTGTCGTCAACCAGCCGACCTGGGGCGTCGACGCCGGTGCTGCAAGCCGCATCCGCCAGGCACTGGTCGATCTTGCCAGAAGCGGTTCGGCCGTTGTCGTCATCAGCCAGGATCTCGATGAGATCTTCGAAGTAGCGACCGATATCGCCGTCATCTGCGAAGGCCGTCTTTCCAGCCCGTTCCCGGCCGGCGAACTGACACGCGAGAGGATCGGCCTGCTGATGGGCGGCCTGCACCAGAGCAGCGATGCCCCCGAGGCGCCCATGCGCATTGAAGAGGCGCCCCATGCGCATTGA
- a CDS encoding quinone oxidoreductase family protein: MTKTQAVSFSRTGGPEVFDYVELDLAPPAAGEVQIRQAAVGLNFIDVYFRNGSYKVPHLPFVTGKEGAGTVTAVGPGVTDFKVGDRVAYASADGAYSAERNIETRHLVHVLDGIALETAAAMMLKGMTAEYLLNRTFKVGPETVLLFHAAAGGVGLIAGQWAKALGATVIGTAGSEDKVQLALAHGYDHVINYKSEDFAVRVREITAGKGVDVVYDSIGRDTFPQSLDCLKPRGLFASFGQSSGPIENFTLAALAQKGSLFATRPTLFTYIAARQELLDSAKALFDVVQSNKVRININQTYPLREVGQAHADLETRKTTGTTLLIP, from the coding sequence ATGACGAAAACGCAGGCGGTTTCATTCTCGAGGACGGGCGGGCCGGAGGTTTTCGACTATGTCGAGCTCGACCTTGCGCCGCCTGCGGCTGGTGAAGTGCAGATCCGGCAAGCGGCCGTCGGCCTCAATTTCATCGATGTCTATTTCCGCAACGGCTCCTACAAGGTGCCGCATCTGCCCTTCGTTACCGGCAAGGAGGGCGCCGGCACCGTGACGGCGGTCGGCCCCGGTGTTACGGATTTCAAGGTCGGTGACCGTGTCGCCTATGCCAGCGCCGACGGCGCCTATAGCGCCGAGCGCAATATCGAGACGCGCCATCTGGTGCATGTGCTTGATGGCATCGCGCTCGAAACGGCGGCGGCGATGATGCTGAAGGGCATGACCGCCGAATATTTGCTCAACCGCACCTTCAAGGTCGGCCCTGAGACGGTCCTCCTGTTCCATGCCGCCGCTGGCGGTGTCGGGCTGATCGCCGGCCAATGGGCAAAGGCGCTCGGCGCCACCGTTATCGGCACGGCAGGCTCTGAGGATAAGGTCCAGCTGGCGCTCGCCCATGGCTACGACCATGTGATCAATTACAAGAGCGAGGACTTCGCCGTCCGCGTCCGCGAGATCACCGCCGGCAAGGGCGTCGACGTCGTCTATGATTCGATCGGCCGGGATACTTTTCCACAGTCGCTCGATTGCCTGAAGCCCCGCGGCCTTTTTGCCTCCTTCGGCCAATCCTCCGGGCCGATCGAGAATTTCACCCTTGCCGCGCTGGCGCAGAAGGGCTCGCTGTTTGCGACGCGGCCGACGCTCTTCACCTACATCGCCGCGCGCCAGGAACTTCTCGACAGTGCAAAGGCACTATTTGATGTTGTGCAAAGCAACAAAGTGCGTATCAATATCAATCAAACCTATCCGTTACGTGAGGTTGGGCAGGCTCACGCGGATCTGGAAACAAGAAAAACAACAGGAACGACGCTGCTGATTCCATGA
- the pcsA gene encoding phosphatidylcholine synthase — translation MKIFKYKRVPYAEMRAFSVHILTASGSFLAFLGVVAAAEHRFIDMFWWLGLALLVDGIDGPIARKVRVKEVLPNWSGDTLDNIIDYVTYVLLPAFALYQSGMIGEPWSFVAAGMIVISSAIYYADMGMKTDEYFFSGFPVVWNMIVFTLFVIDASATTALAVVAVSVVLTFLPINFLHPVRVKRLRPLNLGVFFLWSALGIFSLLMHFDTPEWALILFIVTGLYLYVIGAVLQFFPALGREA, via the coding sequence ATGAAGATTTTTAAGTACAAGCGCGTTCCTTACGCGGAGATGCGCGCCTTTTCCGTCCATATTCTGACGGCCTCCGGCTCCTTCCTTGCCTTTCTCGGCGTCGTTGCCGCCGCCGAGCACCGCTTCATCGACATGTTCTGGTGGCTGGGCCTTGCCCTGCTAGTCGACGGCATAGACGGACCGATCGCCCGCAAGGTGCGCGTCAAGGAAGTGCTGCCGAACTGGTCTGGCGATACGCTCGACAATATCATCGACTACGTCACCTATGTGCTGCTGCCGGCCTTCGCGCTCTATCAGAGCGGCATGATCGGCGAGCCCTGGTCCTTCGTCGCCGCCGGCATGATCGTCATCTCCAGCGCCATTTACTATGCCGATATGGGCATGAAGACCGACGAGTATTTCTTCTCCGGCTTCCCCGTCGTCTGGAACATGATCGTTTTCACGCTGTTCGTCATCGATGCCAGTGCGACGACGGCGCTCGCTGTCGTGGCGGTTTCGGTGGTGCTGACCTTCCTGCCGATCAATTTCCTGCACCCGGTCCGCGTCAAAAGGCTGCGCCCGCTCAATCTCGGCGTCTTCTTTCTGTGGTCGGCGCTAGGCATTTTTTCGCTGCTGATGCACTTCGACACACCCGAATGGGCGCTCATTCTCTTTATCGTGACCGGGCTCTATCTTTACGTCATCGGCGCGGTGCTGCAATTCTTTCCCGCCCTTGGACGCGAAGCATAG
- a CDS encoding ferredoxin--NADP reductase, protein MNAPAKTEDFASSIPAGVYAETVLDVTHYTDRLFRFTMTRPQGFRFRSGEFAMIGLMVEGKPVFRAYSIASPAWAEELEFFSIKVPDGPLTSHLQAIKPGDQVLMRKKPTGTLVLDALTPGRRLYMFSTGTGIAPFASLIRDPETYEKFEEVILTHTTRDVAELKYGFDLVHEIQNDELLKEVVGDKLRHYPTVTREDFEYRGRITDLISSGKLFTDLGVPPLDPVIDRGMICGSSAMLKDTKELLEKAGLDEGANSKPAEFVIERAFVG, encoded by the coding sequence ATGAACGCGCCTGCAAAGACCGAAGACTTCGCCTCGTCCATCCCCGCCGGCGTCTACGCCGAGACGGTGCTTGATGTGACGCATTATACCGACCGGCTCTTCCGCTTCACGATGACCCGGCCGCAGGGCTTCCGTTTCCGTTCCGGCGAATTCGCGATGATCGGCCTGATGGTCGAGGGCAAGCCGGTTTTCCGCGCCTATTCGATCGCCAGCCCCGCCTGGGCCGAAGAGCTCGAATTCTTCTCGATCAAGGTGCCGGACGGCCCGCTCACCTCGCATCTGCAGGCGATCAAGCCGGGCGACCAGGTATTGATGCGCAAGAAGCCGACCGGCACGCTGGTGCTCGATGCGCTGACCCCGGGCCGCCGTCTTTACATGTTCTCGACGGGAACCGGCATTGCGCCTTTCGCCAGCCTGATCCGCGATCCCGAGACCTATGAAAAGTTCGAGGAAGTCATCCTCACCCATACGACCCGAGATGTCGCCGAGCTGAAATATGGCTTCGACCTGGTGCACGAGATCCAGAATGACGAATTGCTGAAGGAAGTCGTCGGCGACAAGCTGCGGCATTATCCGACGGTCACGCGCGAGGATTTCGAATATCGCGGCCGCATCACCGACCTGATCTCATCCGGCAAGCTGTTTACCGATCTCGGCGTGCCGCCGCTCGACCCCGTAATCGACCGCGGCATGATCTGCGGTTCCTCGGCGATGCTGAAGGATACCAAGGAACTGCTCGAAAAGGCCGGCCTCGATGAAGGCGCCAACAGCAAGCCCGCCGAATTCGTCATCGAACGCGCTTTCGTCGGCTGA
- a CDS encoding GntR family transcriptional regulator, whose translation MQTSQSHLAYLALEHLIVTLALKPGALVTEKQLIDMAGHGRTPVREAIQKLAWQGLILVKPRVGLQVAEIAPEDHGNVMQVRRELEPIAASLVAEHATDEQRARLGDCARAMDECAITGDLAGFFAADKAFDEILEDACPNGFIMAALGPVQTHSRRLWYSTANPERMDRAIALHVAVIRAIHQGRADEARASMAVLIDYLARK comes from the coding sequence ATGCAGACGTCACAGAGCCATCTAGCTTATCTCGCGCTCGAGCATCTGATCGTCACGCTGGCACTGAAGCCCGGGGCGCTGGTCACCGAAAAGCAGCTGATCGATATGGCGGGCCATGGGCGCACGCCGGTGCGCGAGGCGATTCAGAAACTTGCCTGGCAGGGGCTGATCCTGGTGAAGCCGCGCGTCGGGCTGCAGGTGGCCGAGATCGCGCCGGAGGACCACGGCAATGTCATGCAGGTGCGCCGTGAGCTGGAGCCGATTGCAGCCAGCCTCGTTGCCGAACATGCAACGGACGAGCAGCGTGCGCGTCTCGGCGACTGCGCTCGGGCGATGGATGAATGCGCCATCACCGGCGATCTCGCCGGCTTCTTCGCCGCCGACAAGGCCTTCGACGAAATCCTCGAAGATGCCTGCCCGAACGGCTTCATCATGGCGGCGCTCGGCCCGGTACAGACGCATTCGCGTCGCCTCTGGTACTCGACGGCAAACCCGGAGCGCATGGACCGCGCCATCGCGCTGCATGTCGCCGTCATCCGCGCCATCCATCAGGGCAGGGCGGACGAGGCGCGCGCCAGCATGGCGGTGCTGATCGACTATCTCGCCCGCAAATAG
- a CDS encoding ABC transporter permease — protein sequence MFFETLKLALRAISRNMLRSFLTVLGVVIGVAAVIALVTIGNGTTAQVSTELSRLGTNMLFVRPGQFGPGRASSEAKRFSVKDVAAIRDQIGGLRAVAPLNQSTATVIFGGQNHSTSVSGTTNDYFVAQDWNLALGRTFTPAEERGQSRCIIGETVRSQLFGAADPIGQQIRVGKVSCPVIGVLAKRGQSGMGTDQDDVVIMPVKVFQRRISGNSNVPQIIISARDGVSTAKVQSDVEDLLRERRKIIPGRQDDFNVNDMTQIAEAMTGTTTLLTGLLGAVAAISLLVGGIGIMNIMLVSVTERTREIGIRLAIGALENQVLTQFLVEAVALSLFGGITGIVLGLSLGFGAVTLLKVPFVFSPTMVAVAFLFSAAIGMIFGYFPARRAAQLNPIEALRHE from the coding sequence ATGTTCTTTGAGACGCTGAAGCTGGCGCTGCGCGCCATCAGCCGCAACATGCTGCGCTCGTTCCTGACAGTGCTCGGCGTCGTCATCGGCGTTGCCGCCGTCATCGCCCTGGTGACGATCGGCAACGGCACGACCGCACAGGTCTCGACCGAACTATCACGGCTCGGCACCAATATGCTGTTCGTTCGCCCCGGCCAGTTCGGCCCCGGCCGGGCGAGTTCCGAGGCCAAACGCTTCAGCGTCAAGGATGTCGCCGCCATCCGCGACCAGATCGGCGGCCTGAGAGCCGTGGCGCCGCTCAACCAGTCGACAGCGACGGTGATTTTTGGCGGCCAGAACCATTCGACCAGCGTCTCCGGCACCACCAACGACTATTTCGTCGCCCAGGACTGGAACCTGGCGCTCGGCCGCACCTTCACCCCCGCCGAGGAACGCGGCCAGTCGCGCTGCATCATCGGCGAAACGGTGCGATCGCAGCTCTTCGGCGCCGCCGACCCGATCGGCCAGCAGATCCGCGTCGGCAAGGTCTCATGCCCTGTTATCGGCGTGCTCGCCAAGCGTGGCCAGTCCGGCATGGGCACCGATCAGGACGATGTCGTCATCATGCCGGTCAAGGTGTTCCAGCGCCGCATCAGCGGCAACAGCAATGTGCCGCAGATCATCATCTCGGCCCGCGACGGCGTCTCCACGGCCAAGGTGCAGTCCGATGTCGAAGATCTGCTGCGCGAGCGCCGCAAGATCATTCCCGGCCGGCAGGACGATTTCAACGTCAACGACATGACCCAGATCGCCGAGGCGATGACCGGCACGACGACGCTGCTGACCGGCCTGCTCGGCGCGGTTGCCGCCATCAGCCTGCTCGTCGGCGGCATCGGCATCATGAACATCATGCTGGTCTCCGTCACCGAACGCACCCGCGAAATCGGCATCCGCCTGGCGATCGGCGCCCTCGAAAACCAGGTGCTGACCCAGTTCCTGGTCGAAGCGGTGGCGCTGTCGCTGTTCGGCGGCATCACTGGCATCGTCCTCGGCCTGAGCCTCGGCTTCGGCGCCGTGACGCTCCTGAAAGTCCCCTTCGTCTTCAGCCCGACGATGGTCGCCGTCGCCTTCCTCTTCTCCGCCGCCATCGGCATGATCTTCGGCTATTTCCCGGCGAGAAGGGCTGCGCAGCTCAATCCCATTGAGGCGCTGCGGCATGAGTGA
- a CDS encoding ABC transporter ATP-binding protein, producing MASPPLIEFRQVSKIYGEGEAAIRALDHVDLAINTHEFVAIMGPSGSGKSTAMNILGCLDVPTSGEYTFEGIPTGGFDRGQLTLLRRHMLGFVFQGFNLLSRTSAVENVELPLIYRGMAVRERRERAREALALVGLSGREHHKTQELSGGQQQRVAIARAIVTEPALLLADEPTGNLDTKTSVEIMDLMTRLNREQGITIVMVTHEPDIAAYAQRLLRFVDGKLETEVEHRRRADHVL from the coding sequence ATGGCAAGCCCGCCGCTCATCGAATTCAGGCAGGTCTCGAAAATCTACGGCGAGGGCGAGGCGGCGATCCGCGCGCTCGACCATGTCGACCTTGCAATCAACACTCACGAATTCGTCGCGATCATGGGTCCATCGGGCTCCGGCAAGTCGACGGCGATGAACATCCTCGGCTGCCTCGACGTGCCGACATCAGGTGAGTACACCTTCGAAGGCATCCCGACCGGCGGCTTCGACCGCGGCCAGCTGACGCTCTTACGCCGCCATATGCTCGGCTTCGTCTTCCAGGGTTTCAACCTGTTGTCGCGCACCTCGGCCGTCGAAAATGTCGAGCTGCCGCTGATTTATCGCGGCATGGCGGTGCGCGAGCGGCGCGAACGGGCCCGCGAAGCCCTGGCGCTGGTCGGCCTCTCTGGCCGCGAACATCACAAGACCCAGGAACTATCCGGCGGCCAGCAACAGCGCGTCGCCATCGCCCGCGCCATCGTCACCGAACCGGCGTTGCTGCTCGCCGATGAGCCGACAGGCAATCTCGACACCAAGACCAGCGTCGAGATCATGGATCTGATGACCCGGCTGAACCGCGAGCAGGGTATCACCATCGTCATGGTCACGCACGAACCCGATATCGCCGCCTATGCGCAGCGGTTACTCAGGTTCGTCGACGGCAAGCTGGAGACCGAGGTCGAGCATCGCAGGAGGGCGGATCATGTTCTTTGA
- a CDS encoding efflux RND transporter periplasmic adaptor subunit, protein MNDTGTGKKTGAQTSGASDLAAVLAASGRQGKRSRWRGRLFILLILVAAAASAAYFYMGRGQSEVSYATQPAKRGDLTVLVTATGSVQPTEQVDISSELSGTVRDVNVDYNSTIKSGEVLAQLDTNKLEADVKSSRAKLNSAKANVAKANADLQSASTSLERLKSLVRSNVSTQQSLDDASYKYDSAVAAKQINEAEVLASEADLQLAEVNLAKAKIVSPIDGVILTRAVNPGATVAASLSAPILFTIAGDLKKMELQVDVDEADVGQIAVGQKAKFSVDAYPDRSFPAEIEQIRFASEVVNNVVTYKAVLSVDNADLLLRPGMTATADITVEAVKDTLMVPNTALRYAPAQAERRGRGIFGIFGPPRQRGGNSGQALTGAQRRVWVLRDGRPIPVVIQVGSSDGQFTQVVSGDLKENDALVTDATTRAN, encoded by the coding sequence ATGAACGATACCGGAACCGGCAAGAAGACCGGGGCACAGACGAGCGGCGCGTCCGATCTCGCAGCGGTCCTTGCCGCATCGGGACGGCAGGGCAAGCGCAGCCGCTGGCGCGGGCGCCTGTTCATCCTGTTGATTCTCGTTGCTGCCGCAGCAAGCGCCGCATATTTCTATATGGGCCGCGGGCAAAGCGAAGTGAGCTATGCCACCCAGCCGGCAAAACGCGGCGATCTGACGGTGCTGGTCACCGCCACCGGCTCGGTGCAGCCGACCGAGCAGGTCGATATATCGAGCGAACTTTCCGGCACGGTCCGCGACGTCAACGTCGACTACAACAGCACGATCAAATCGGGCGAAGTACTGGCGCAGCTCGACACCAACAAGCTCGAGGCGGATGTGAAGAGCTCACGCGCCAAGCTCAATTCGGCCAAGGCGAATGTCGCCAAGGCCAATGCCGACCTGCAATCGGCAAGCACCTCGCTCGAGCGGCTGAAGAGCCTGGTCCGGAGCAATGTCTCCACCCAGCAGAGCCTCGACGACGCCAGCTACAAATATGATTCCGCCGTCGCCGCCAAACAGATCAACGAAGCCGAGGTGCTCGCTTCGGAAGCCGACCTTCAGCTTGCCGAGGTCAATCTCGCCAAGGCGAAGATCGTCTCGCCGATCGACGGCGTGATCCTCACCCGCGCCGTCAATCCGGGTGCCACTGTCGCAGCCTCGCTTTCGGCGCCGATCCTGTTCACCATCGCCGGCGACCTGAAGAAGATGGAGCTGCAGGTCGATGTCGACGAGGCCGATGTCGGCCAGATCGCAGTCGGCCAGAAGGCGAAATTTTCGGTGGACGCCTATCCCGACCGGAGCTTCCCCGCCGAGATCGAGCAGATCCGCTTCGCCTCCGAAGTGGTCAACAATGTCGTGACCTATAAGGCGGTGCTCTCCGTCGACAATGCCGACCTCTTGCTGCGCCCCGGCATGACGGCGACGGCTGACATCACCGTCGAGGCCGTCAAGGATACGCTGATGGTGCCGAACACGGCGCTGCGTTATGCCCCGGCGCAGGCCGAAAGGCGCGGCCGCGGCATTTTCGGGATTTTCGGCCCGCCACGCCAGCGCGGCGGCAATTCCGGTCAGGCGCTGACCGGAGCGCAGCGCCGCGTCTGGGTGCTGCGCGACGGCCGGCCCATACCCGTCGTCATCCAGGTCGGCTCATCCGACGGCCAGTTCACCCAGGTCGTCTCCGGTGACCTCAAGGAAAACGACGCATTGGTGACCGATGCAACGACGCGTGCGAACTAG